In Cytophagales bacterium, one genomic interval encodes:
- a CDS encoding glucose-1-phosphate thymidylyltransferase, which translates to MNIILFDDPQIRQSLLPLTFTRPVAALRIGILTIAEKWEKYINSGLPQVLGADSGIKYPKSKIPNPQLQRVSFLTENYLQKKFPLNLNDENILINGAVCPN; encoded by the coding sequence GTGAACATTATTCTATTTGACGACCCGCAGATAAGGCAATCACTTTTACCTTTGACCTTTACCAGGCCGGTTGCTGCATTAAGAATTGGAATACTAACGATCGCTGAGAAGTGGGAAAAGTATATTAATTCCGGATTGCCCCAAGTACTCGGAGCGGATTCCGGAATTAAATATCCGAAATCGAAAATCCCAAATCCGCAACTGCAAAGGGTTTCTTTTCTTACTGAAAACTATCTTCAAAAGAAATTCCCGCTTAATCTCAATGACGAAAACATCCTGATCAACGGTGCGGTTTGTCCAAAT